The DNA window AATCGATACATGGGAAATTACCATCAAAAGTGCTGTAAAACTAAGTTGACCATCTTGTGTTTGAGGCGGCTCGTAAGTTGGAGGTGCCGAACATGATATTGTCTTTGAAAGATGACTTGTTGCCTCTTTATCCTAAAACAATaatgtaaaattaaattaaattactatACCTGTAAAACTAAAACCAGTTATTTATATGTCAACCCCTGCCCATAGGTTgtaaaattaaatgactatatcTGTCAACATATATACCTGAGATATTTGACATTGTGATTGTTTTCTAGGTTGTACATTTTTCTTTCTATTCTGCATAATCTCAACCCAACCCTTGCGTCTCTTTTGTTTTTTTGAGCCAGACCGTATCTTGAATCCACTGGGTTGTGTAACATCATTAGTCACAAATGTCGGATTATTAGCATTATTGTTTCTGGCTTGTAAGTGAAATTCCATTAATTCTTTATTCAGTAAATCAACCGTGTTATCTACAATCTCAAGACACTCTTCAAAAGGAGACGCGCTAGCAGCTACTCGAATGAATTTAGAAACAACGTTTCTAAATTTTTGCGTGATAGATAACTTTGGATCACCTTCCACCTCTTTCCCCCTCAAATCTTGCACAACACCGCAACGAGCTTCTAATGTCCACCTTCTTAAAATATACTCATCAGGAACGACCTTAACATCATTTGCTTCAAACACTTTTAATGCGTGTGAACAAAGTATGCCAAATGTCTCAAATTTTCTACAACTACAAGATATAGAGGATGAAGCACGGTTAAATGATACTTTCCAAGATTTTTCATGATTGTCCATAGTGATGGAATATTTGCATAAAGAGTGAGACTCACTTCTCTCTAGTATGCTCATTGCTAAGAATAACTTAAACTCGTTTTGGAATAAATCAAATACAGCATGGGTATAAATCTTTCCCATTTGTATTAGTATTGGAGATGTCTCATATCTCAACCTTGCAAGCTTATGTTTGGACTCATACTCACAAGTCAATTCGTTTCCTCTCTTCTCCTCAACAACTTGTTCAAAGTGTTTGAAAAACTGTATAATATCCAAATTCGTTTCCTCTGGTGGTTGTAGAGGGTGATTATGGTCTTGTACAAATTCATGAATGACAAATTTTCCATTTTTCAATACAAGAGCTATCCTTGCTTTGCAATCCGTTCTGGTCTCAGCTCTATGGTTGCTAACAAAGACATCTCTCTTGTCAGGTTGTCGTAATCCTTCCTTGCTACAAACAAACCTACATGATGATATAGTACCATCTTTTCTACTTTTGTTCACATAACGTTTTCTAACACCAAAGCCAACATGTGCACCGTATGCGAGCCAAAACTGATAAGCTGTTTCTATTGAGTCAAACTTCATACCAACCAATGGCTTCCAATCAATACTTGAAGATGCCATAATATTCACACTCTATTTGTATCTTATTACCTGATTTTAGAAGAAAAACAACATTAAGTctttcaaaaaattaaaacaacacaCACATACACTTCATAAAGAACCACAAAATAATTTAGATGAACTTATTAAGAATGTAACAGaatcaatcaaaagaaaatataaacaaattaccataaaatacctaaaaaaaatacaacaaaCACACAATGATATAGAACcagaaaacaaagaagaaaattaaaaatatgaaatgGTGGTGATATTACTACTACAACAAGTAAATATACATATACAGAAGAAACCTGAATAGTGACAATGATCAAAGATTTTGCAACGATAAAGTTCGACGGCGAAGGCGAAACTGAACAACAAAGACAATCGATAATAGCGAAACTCAACGGTGATGATGATGACACAAAGATGTTGCAACGATGAAGTTCGACGGCGACGGCGAAACTGAACAACAAAGATGATCGGTAATAGCGAAGctcaatggtgatgatgatgaaaatCAAATACATAGAGATGATAACTAAGCTCCATTGTGATAAGAAGAAGAATTCACACAATGAAGGAGATGAAATATCAACAGGGTCATGGTTTTTTGGTTTTGTATTCAGAtactttcttttgtttttttttatataaaaaatacaatactAAAAACGTGGCATAAAATAGGTTATTAGATTAATTGAACGTCTATGATTTGATGAAAGTTAGAAAGCAGTTGCCGCGCAAAAGTTAGGGGATCCATTCcccttttttttccagaaaacccAGATACTTTAGACCACAGTTTTTAAACGTGGCTATAGGTCTTCCCACCTTAAACCTGTAAATCAACATCAATTATAGCCAAAGAGCAATCCAGATCAAGCATATATAATCCCCTAGGCACGAAAATGCTATAATTTGGACTAATCGGCTCCCTAACCGTGTGGCCCCAATTCAAATCCCGTGAACCCTAGCTATGGTGGATTCACCAATCTGcaacaaaaatccaattaaatAGTCCAGAATCGCTCTAAACAAACATACAAACCATAATATGCAATCGAAACACATTAATAACGGATGGATGCAAGAGAATGAAATCGAAAAAAAAACATGTAAAGCCGTGAATTGCAGGGGCGTTTTGACGCGTTTTGATTGAAGCTGGAGACGGGGTTTCGTTCAGAAAACCTTGGAGAATTGATTTGAATGCTTAGCTTGGTCTGAATCGTCTTGAAATCCCGACTGcaaattcaacttgttccaattTGTTTTGCTTCTGTTAGGGAACTCGGTGCAGTCTATCCTCCCCTTTGCATCTAAACACGTTTATGTACTTATAGAGAGTGTACTAGGTCAACAAAATTGATTCAAATCTTTACATAATGAGTGattgagttttgattttgaaagaatattgaaaCCTGCCAAACTTGGTTCAAATATTGCTCATATCTCTCCAATTTCCCCTTGCTGCGAAATTAATTCAAAATTATGGTATTTGATGATTGGATATGATTGGGAATCAAAGCTAAACCAAATCTCCCATGTttcctattatttattttattaaatttgacttttaatgaataaaaaatcaaaaataaataaaatgaataagaGAATAATGCATAAATGGGCTTTAGGAGTCTTGGATCATGTTAGCAACAAGTTTCAAACCtaaaaagataggcccatttggaagaagTTCAACTTTGCTCAATAATCACTTCATGCATTTTCTCGaaaatggtcaacttcaacaagttataactctctcaatttttatcgtatggaggcgttctaggactttttagaaagcgcaagatgtcctctaaaagccactttggaacatatttgtcatttggagattttatctttatGATATGGCTTTtgagaaaaaactgctttttgcgagctcctagaaggacctgtaatgtattagctcatatctctcaaatggtgcatttcttgactttggacccaacattaaagttgtagagaatctaatttccttgagaatgagctttggttggggaatttttgaGAAAGTATCAGAGAGATATgctagtcaaagttgagttgtcTTTTTCTccttaaaccctaatttagaaactttaggttttgttgatttctgatcttttcttgaggaatcgtgatcaacccttgatcaaatgatgaatctaacattaaaatattgatgttgaccaaaaatcaggaattttgactgtactttggccctagttgacttttaggtcaaatcagtcgactgttgactgtttgggccattgagtgagcaatcttttgaatcgaggcttgaaacttggcatgagggtactttgaatcatatgagagaacatggaatccacttgaggtatcagaagttcaaattccttgattaaatcagaaaccctaatttagaggttgttgtttaggagagagactgcaagctgccttcttgtgtatctttgagctttTGAAAGTCAGGTGGATTGAAACATGAATAAATATGActggaaaattttggggtatgacagctgcccctgttcaatcttcttatacctgaggatgtagattggtttatatgccagtcggaatctgaaggtagaagcggattgaacactagaatacccaggcaTTTGCCCTTGCCGAAGAAGGGACTTTTCCGGAGATGGGCTTTGAGATGCCATCCGTATGTGGAGAGACTTGTTTAAGATGCCATCTGGTTTTGATCATATGAGAGTCGGAATGAATCGTACGTTAGACTCTATCTGAGCTTGAAGTACTGAGAGGTgattgtaggagatgggcttacagatgccatatGGATgttgtagtgactctattgtcacgATTGTTTCTGAACTAAATaccgggattagatatgtgacttaattgttgtgactccattgtcgtgacttcctTGTCGTGACTCTATTGTTGTGATTCCATTATGGTGACTCTATCATCGTGAtgccattatcgtgactcagttgtcgtgattcctttatcgtgactcagttgtcgtgattccattatcgtgactcagttatcgtgattccattatcgtgactcagttgtcgtgattcttttatcatgactcagttgtcgtgattccattatcgtgactcagttatcgtgattccattatcgtgactcagttgtcgtgattccattatcgtgactcagttgtcgtgattcttttatcatgactcagttgtcgtgattccattatcgtgactcggttgtcgtgatttttttttgaattgaaTGTTATGATTAAGTAtgtctctttctttgattgtgtctacaccgttcgtgatgatagaattagatctcttgtcgtgtcagtaccgttcgtagcaactgaattagactgaggaggttaattgatcgtgtccacaccgttcgtgatgatggaattagatctctgagagctgaccgtgtcagtaccgttcgtagtaactgaattagatccttgaaaaTGATCACGTCACCAGcattcgtggtaaatgaattagatctttgagtatgatcgtgtctacaccgttcgtgatgatagaattagatatttgaaaattggagattttgttccactgcttgtacttgtatcctgaaaaaaggtaaagttagtctttatgcaatgtcatgatgcatgtgttatgcaatgagttcctcaaaataaatgagagactttgtatgttatgcatgagttcattatgaggtaatgtatgcgatgtatgaatatgtttatgatttatgacgtatgactatgatttatgctatttgaaacatcttgattgagatggtagatctttttgttgttgtgattttgatgtctgatctttgTTTTGCAGATGTtccgctggggatttatgatttctgtttGGGGATGAGAcctatttgaatgattgatcatgatgtaccctgactggggataagagagatgaataaaccCATTTGGGGAAAGGAGAAGTGTCGgggaaccggtagtgttgaagacgtaaactctgttggggagccatgtcttcgtcgggacgagagcatttgaagatgtctttttaatgattactctgtggggatatgatcttgtgaacccgttCCTTCGGGGAGACATGGGTCAAAGTTGCCCCCAGTggttatagtaactgccattcctggactcgTATTGATTTGGACACACCAATGAATATTGAtcgagatgtcaaactggacttgcatagattttcctCTCCCAGTAGGGAaagattcacctcgcgaggaccttatgagatgtgcaTTATGGATGaaatgcccctagtaatcataagcttaggatgatgcccctgactgattgaGCGGTGgattcagacccacttgggtgcatgcccctgattgttttggaatCCTTGAGAGATTATCGAaatcttgacttaattgccccagattaatCGGAAATGGTTtgaacccacttgggatgtatgcctttgactgtttggcatttgagagattcttggaatcttgacttgattgcctcagattaATTGGGTAAagtgtgccatgccccttgtatacgtaggagacattgctttctcggagt is part of the Vicia villosa cultivar HV-30 ecotype Madison, WI linkage group LG2, Vvil1.0, whole genome shotgun sequence genome and encodes:
- the LOC131649239 gene encoding protein FAR1-RELATED SEQUENCE 12-like; amino-acid sequence: MASSSIDWKPLVGMKFDSIETAYQFWLAYGAHVGFGVRKRYVNKSRKDGTISSCRFVCSKEGLRQPDKRDVFVSNHRAETRTDCKARIALVLKNGKFVIHEFVQDHNHPLQPPEETNLDIIQFFKHFEQVVEEKRGNELTCEYESKHKLARLRYETSPILIQMGKIYTHAVFDLFQNEFKLFLAMSILERSESHSLCKYSITMDNHEKSWKVSFNRASSSISCSCRKFETFGILCSHALKVFEANDVKVVPDEYILRRWTLEARCGVVQDLRGKEVEGDPKLSITQKFRNVVSKFIRVAASASPFEECLEIVDNTVDLLNKELMEFHLQARNNNANNPTFVTNDVTQPSGFKIRSGSKKQKRRKGWVEIMQNRKKNVQPRKQSQCQISQTISCSAPPTYEPPQTQDGQLSFTALLMAPFNDTNIAILD